A genomic stretch from Falco cherrug isolate bFalChe1 chromosome 3, bFalChe1.pri, whole genome shotgun sequence includes:
- the SMPDL3B gene encoding acid sphingomyelinase-like phosphodiesterase 3b isoform X3: MGNHDFHPKNQFPGRQHRIYNRTAELWRPWLNDASTAFFRAGAFYSEKLPSPGTRGRMVVLNTNLYYDQNDETADEEDPGGQFQWLEETLTNASRADEMVYIVGHVPPGFFEKKRGKPWFRSGFNERYLTTVQKHHRVIAAQFFGHHHTDSFRMFYSDTGSPINVMFLAPGVTPWKTTLPGVNNGANNPGIRVINYDPDTLQVLDMVTYYLNLTRANMMAPTWEEEFPTWEEEYVLTEAFQVPDGSARSMQTVLERISKDPHYLQQYYEFNSVRYDLTPCEEACRVDHVCAIREIDFTKYDECVKASSSASAAVSVWFLFFCLLLRLLSLQQAL, translated from the exons ATGGGCAATCATGACTTCCACCCCAAGAATCAGTTTCCAGGGAGACAGCACAGGATCTACAACCGAACAGCTGAACTATGGCGTCCCTGGCTGAATGATGCTTCCACTGCTTTTTTCAGGGCAG GAGCTTTCTACAGTGAGAAgctgcccagcccagggacAAGGGGGCGAATGGTTGTCCTCAATACCAATCTGTACTACGACCAGAATGATGAGACAGCTGATGAGGAAGATCCTGGAGGGCAGTTCCAGTGGCTGGAAGAAACACTGACCAATGCCTCTAGAGCAGATGAAATg GTCTATATTGTGGGGCAtgtccctcctggcttctttgAGAAGAAACGAGGAAAGCCCTGGTTCCGGAGTGGCTTCAATGAGCGGTACTTGACGACTGTGCAGAAGCACCACAGAGTGATTGCTGCCCAGTTCTTTGGGCACCATCACACAGACAGCTTTCGGATGTTTTACAGTGATACAG GTTCTCCAATCAATGTCATGTTCCTGGCCCCTGGAGTGACTCCCTGGAAAACGACATTACCTGGAGTGAACAATGGAGCCAACAACCCTGGGATTCGGGTGATCAACTACGATCCAGACACCCTTCAGGTGTTG GATATGGTGACTTACTACTTGAACCTAACCCGTGCGAACATGATGGCCCCAACATGGGAGGAAGAGTTCCCAACATGGGAGGAAGAGTATGTGCTGACAGAAGCCTTCCAAGTCCCTGATGGCTCTGCGCGCTCCATGCAAACGGTGCTGGAGAGGATATCAAAGGATCCCCACTATCTGCAGCAGTACTATGAGTTTAACTCTGTCAGATATGACCTCACCCCATGTGAGGAGGCCTGCCGTGTCGATCATGTCTGTGCCATCAGGGAAATTGATTTTACAAAATACGATGAGTGCGTTaaagccagcagctctgcctctgcagctgtcagtgtttggtttttattcttctgcttGCTCTTAAGACTTCTCAGTCTGCAGCAAGCACTGTAA
- the SMPDL3B gene encoding acid sphingomyelinase-like phosphodiesterase 3b isoform X1, translated as MRPVALLLCPLAAALSGRFWHVTDLHWDPDYDAAVAAGQVCPSGGPRAAPAAGPWGSYLCDAPWRLLVSAARAMRRRLQRPDFVLWTGDDTPHVPNEKLGEEKVLHIIENLTSLIKETFPDTKVYAAMGNHDFHPKNQFPGRQHRIYNRTAELWRPWLNDASTAFFRAGAFYSEKLPSPGTRGRMVVLNTNLYYDQNDETADEEDPGGQFQWLEETLTNASRADEMVYIVGHVPPGFFEKKRGKPWFRSGFNERYLTTVQKHHRVIAAQFFGHHHTDSFRMFYSDTGSPINVMFLAPGVTPWKTTLPGVNNGANNPGIRVINYDPDTLQVLDMVTYYLNLTRANMMAPTWEEEFPTWEEEYVLTEAFQVPDGSARSMQTVLERISKDPHYLQQYYEFNSVRYDLTPCEEACRVDHVCAIREIDFTKYDECVKASSSASAAVSVWFLFFCLLLRLLSLQQAL; from the exons ATGCGGCCCGTCGCGCTCCTGCTCTGCCCGCTGGCCGCGGCCCTGTCAG GGCGCTTCTGGCACGTCACCGACCTGCACTGGGACCCCGACTACGACGCGGCCGTGGCCGCCGGGCAGGTGTGCCCCTCGGGcggcccccgcgccgcgcccgccgccgggccctGGGGCAGCTACCTCTGCGACGCACCCTGGCGCCTGCTCGTCTCGGCCGCCCGCGCCATGAGGAGGCGCCTGCAGCGGCCGGACTTCGTCCTCTGGACCGG AGATGATACTCCTCACGTCCCCAATGAGAAgcttggagaagaaaaggttCTGCACATAATAGAAAATCTGACTTCTCTGATCAAAGAGACGTTTCCAG ATACCAAAGTCTACGCAGCAATGGGCAATCATGACTTCCACCCCAAGAATCAGTTTCCAGGGAGACAGCACAGGATCTACAACCGAACAGCTGAACTATGGCGTCCCTGGCTGAATGATGCTTCCACTGCTTTTTTCAGGGCAG GAGCTTTCTACAGTGAGAAgctgcccagcccagggacAAGGGGGCGAATGGTTGTCCTCAATACCAATCTGTACTACGACCAGAATGATGAGACAGCTGATGAGGAAGATCCTGGAGGGCAGTTCCAGTGGCTGGAAGAAACACTGACCAATGCCTCTAGAGCAGATGAAATg GTCTATATTGTGGGGCAtgtccctcctggcttctttgAGAAGAAACGAGGAAAGCCCTGGTTCCGGAGTGGCTTCAATGAGCGGTACTTGACGACTGTGCAGAAGCACCACAGAGTGATTGCTGCCCAGTTCTTTGGGCACCATCACACAGACAGCTTTCGGATGTTTTACAGTGATACAG GTTCTCCAATCAATGTCATGTTCCTGGCCCCTGGAGTGACTCCCTGGAAAACGACATTACCTGGAGTGAACAATGGAGCCAACAACCCTGGGATTCGGGTGATCAACTACGATCCAGACACCCTTCAGGTGTTG GATATGGTGACTTACTACTTGAACCTAACCCGTGCGAACATGATGGCCCCAACATGGGAGGAAGAGTTCCCAACATGGGAGGAAGAGTATGTGCTGACAGAAGCCTTCCAAGTCCCTGATGGCTCTGCGCGCTCCATGCAAACGGTGCTGGAGAGGATATCAAAGGATCCCCACTATCTGCAGCAGTACTATGAGTTTAACTCTGTCAGATATGACCTCACCCCATGTGAGGAGGCCTGCCGTGTCGATCATGTCTGTGCCATCAGGGAAATTGATTTTACAAAATACGATGAGTGCGTTaaagccagcagctctgcctctgcagctgtcagtgtttggtttttattcttctgcttGCTCTTAAGACTTCTCAGTCTGCAGCAAGCACTGTAA
- the SMPDL3B gene encoding acid sphingomyelinase-like phosphodiesterase 3b isoform X2 produces the protein MRRRLQRPDFVLWTGDDTPHVPNEKLGEEKVLHIIENLTSLIKETFPDTKVYAAMGNHDFHPKNQFPGRQHRIYNRTAELWRPWLNDASTAFFRAGAFYSEKLPSPGTRGRMVVLNTNLYYDQNDETADEEDPGGQFQWLEETLTNASRADEMVYIVGHVPPGFFEKKRGKPWFRSGFNERYLTTVQKHHRVIAAQFFGHHHTDSFRMFYSDTGSPINVMFLAPGVTPWKTTLPGVNNGANNPGIRVINYDPDTLQVLDMVTYYLNLTRANMMAPTWEEEFPTWEEEYVLTEAFQVPDGSARSMQTVLERISKDPHYLQQYYEFNSVRYDLTPCEEACRVDHVCAIREIDFTKYDECVKASSSASAAVSVWFLFFCLLLRLLSLQQAL, from the exons ATGAGGAGGCGCCTGCAGCGGCCGGACTTCGTCCTCTGGACCGG AGATGATACTCCTCACGTCCCCAATGAGAAgcttggagaagaaaaggttCTGCACATAATAGAAAATCTGACTTCTCTGATCAAAGAGACGTTTCCAG ATACCAAAGTCTACGCAGCAATGGGCAATCATGACTTCCACCCCAAGAATCAGTTTCCAGGGAGACAGCACAGGATCTACAACCGAACAGCTGAACTATGGCGTCCCTGGCTGAATGATGCTTCCACTGCTTTTTTCAGGGCAG GAGCTTTCTACAGTGAGAAgctgcccagcccagggacAAGGGGGCGAATGGTTGTCCTCAATACCAATCTGTACTACGACCAGAATGATGAGACAGCTGATGAGGAAGATCCTGGAGGGCAGTTCCAGTGGCTGGAAGAAACACTGACCAATGCCTCTAGAGCAGATGAAATg GTCTATATTGTGGGGCAtgtccctcctggcttctttgAGAAGAAACGAGGAAAGCCCTGGTTCCGGAGTGGCTTCAATGAGCGGTACTTGACGACTGTGCAGAAGCACCACAGAGTGATTGCTGCCCAGTTCTTTGGGCACCATCACACAGACAGCTTTCGGATGTTTTACAGTGATACAG GTTCTCCAATCAATGTCATGTTCCTGGCCCCTGGAGTGACTCCCTGGAAAACGACATTACCTGGAGTGAACAATGGAGCCAACAACCCTGGGATTCGGGTGATCAACTACGATCCAGACACCCTTCAGGTGTTG GATATGGTGACTTACTACTTGAACCTAACCCGTGCGAACATGATGGCCCCAACATGGGAGGAAGAGTTCCCAACATGGGAGGAAGAGTATGTGCTGACAGAAGCCTTCCAAGTCCCTGATGGCTCTGCGCGCTCCATGCAAACGGTGCTGGAGAGGATATCAAAGGATCCCCACTATCTGCAGCAGTACTATGAGTTTAACTCTGTCAGATATGACCTCACCCCATGTGAGGAGGCCTGCCGTGTCGATCATGTCTGTGCCATCAGGGAAATTGATTTTACAAAATACGATGAGTGCGTTaaagccagcagctctgcctctgcagctgtcagtgtttggtttttattcttctgcttGCTCTTAAGACTTCTCAGTCTGCAGCAAGCACTGTAA